A region of Nitrospirota bacterium DNA encodes the following proteins:
- a CDS encoding DUF3488 domain-containing protein, which produces MTLIQYPLVYAGIFLLLISAVLSVVNRDASIPSFLFNSFFWPCLYAAGLLSAWRNRQKQSETLKVVMYIGIAAAVIVFILVAAVATIEKGFLLMLICMQAARNFTLTNRRELYFACLISLILILYAASASKETSFLLYILVYVLSGIFTFMADHIDERLNYAKGGDKDILIRKMNLPAKGFGLAIAVITLSLGIYLIIPRMPSPHIQAFPSGGWNYKNEGWDREALTGEQQKEQMNAKSGLRSRVPDTSMSNADDSSKTDVNTDYKGFQDRFDVTKVGEATRSNEIVFYLQTDRPIYSRGKVFDVFDGRFWSYSGTGDRKIYSDKRKFVFDDSFYDRGLIQIYAMNTDMTQHIFAAYKPAVLIFPGNVIEKGSSLALRAPEYLRKGTVYSVISGNREIEGRSAGDTEYPTDEYDRYLQLPSGLSPKVRDLGNSITEQFQNDYEKAKAIESHLKNNYEYTLNTLLMEWENNPAEEFLFNLKKGHCELFASSMVLLLRTSGIPSRLVTGYHANRYNPVTGYFEIRKMDAHAWVEAYIKEHGWVTFEPTPTFVQPLSGKKRRFFMASNLNQYLRDRLKLTLQANPEKWWSKLLQYLLDIGNKVIAFLLILQLQFCMVTRIIFFWFKTTGWKFFAGAGFFAAGVFLLYRLLYPTYRRSKLRKLRETDYKQFLYSCYRETERIFTEKGFPRPTHYTAMEYCDILKPKFQTLHTQIYIITLAFQKARYSPLPVGSEDAERAYEAYLSILKSFAS; this is translated from the coding sequence ATGACCCTGATACAATATCCTCTTGTCTACGCTGGAATATTTTTGCTCTTGATATCAGCTGTCCTTTCAGTTGTCAACAGGGATGCGTCAATCCCGTCATTTCTTTTTAATTCTTTCTTCTGGCCGTGTCTTTATGCTGCAGGGTTGCTCTCTGCGTGGCGCAACAGGCAGAAACAGTCTGAAACACTAAAGGTCGTCATGTATATCGGTATCGCAGCCGCAGTCATTGTCTTTATCTTGGTTGCTGCGGTTGCAACTATTGAGAAGGGTTTTCTGCTTATGCTCATATGCATGCAGGCAGCAAGGAACTTTACTTTGACAAACCGGAGGGAACTCTATTTCGCCTGTCTGATTTCACTCATCCTTATTCTGTATGCAGCCAGCGCAAGCAAAGAGACTTCTTTTCTTTTGTACATTTTAGTGTATGTCCTTTCAGGTATCTTTACGTTCATGGCAGACCATATAGATGAACGTTTGAATTATGCAAAAGGCGGCGACAAAGACATCCTCATCAGAAAAATGAACCTGCCTGCAAAGGGATTTGGTCTTGCCATAGCAGTAATTACGCTTTCTCTTGGGATATACCTCATTATACCGAGGATGCCGTCACCCCATATACAGGCCTTCCCGTCAGGGGGATGGAATTATAAGAATGAGGGCTGGGATAGGGAAGCCTTGACCGGAGAGCAGCAGAAAGAACAGATGAATGCAAAATCAGGGCTCAGGAGCCGTGTGCCTGACACCTCGATGTCAAATGCTGATGACTCAAGCAAGACAGATGTTAACACGGATTACAAGGGGTTTCAGGACAGGTTTGATGTGACTAAGGTCGGAGAAGCCACACGTTCAAATGAGATTGTATTCTACCTCCAGACTGATCGGCCCATCTATTCAAGAGGGAAGGTCTTTGACGTCTTTGACGGCCGGTTCTGGTCATACAGCGGCACAGGGGACAGAAAAATCTATTCAGACAAACGAAAATTTGTTTTTGATGACAGTTTCTACGATAGGGGTCTGATACAGATCTATGCGATGAACACAGACATGACTCAACACATCTTCGCAGCATACAAGCCGGCTGTGTTAATATTCCCCGGTAATGTTATCGAGAAGGGCAGCTCACTTGCCTTGCGTGCGCCTGAGTATCTGCGGAAGGGTACTGTTTATTCTGTAATATCCGGGAACAGGGAAATAGAAGGCCGATCTGCAGGTGACACTGAATATCCCACGGATGAATATGACAGATACCTGCAGCTCCCGTCAGGTCTTTCCCCTAAAGTCAGAGACCTGGGCAATTCTATTACTGAACAATTTCAGAATGACTATGAAAAGGCAAAGGCCATTGAAAGCCATCTCAAAAATAATTACGAGTATACGCTTAATACCTTGCTGATGGAATGGGAGAACAATCCTGCAGAGGAATTTCTCTTCAATCTGAAGAAAGGCCATTGCGAGCTTTTCGCCTCCTCTATGGTCCTGCTGCTGAGGACATCCGGCATTCCTTCAAGACTGGTCACAGGGTATCATGCAAACAGGTATAACCCTGTTACAGGTTATTTCGAGATTAGAAAGATGGATGCTCATGCATGGGTTGAGGCATATATAAAAGAACATGGGTGGGTGACCTTTGAGCCAACGCCGACCTTTGTTCAGCCTTTATCCGGCAAGAAAAGAAGGTTTTTCATGGCCTCAAATCTTAACCAGTATCTGAGAGACCGTCTGAAACTCACCCTGCAGGCAAATCCTGAAAAATGGTGGTCAAAGTTATTGCAGTATCTTCTTGATATTGGCAATAAAGTTATTGCCTTTCTGCTCATACTTCAGCTGCAGTTTTGTATGGTTACAAGAATCATCTTTTTCTGGTTTAAAACAACCGGCTGGAAGTTCTTTGCAGGTGCGGGATTTTTTGCAGCTGGTGTTTTTTTGCTCTATCGTCTGCTTTACCCGACATACAGGCGATCTAAACTGAGAAAGCTGAGGGAAACAGATTACAAGCAGTTCCTTTACTCCTGTTATAGAGAGACGGAGAGAATATTCACAGAAAAAGGCTTTCCCAGACCGACTCACTATACAGCTATGGAATACTGTGATATTCTCAAACCAAAGTTCCAAACGCTGCATACGCAGATATATATCATTACCCTTGCATTCCAGAAAGCCAGATACAGCCCCTTGCCTGTGGGCAGCGAAGACGCTGAAAGAGCA
- the tkt gene encoding transketolase, translating into MNLDQLCINTIRMLSADAVQQANSGHPGMPMGDAAMAYVLWSRFLRHNPKNPYWQNRDRFVLSAGHGSMLLYSLLHLTGHNISLDDIKNFRQWGSKTPGHPEYCLDCGIETTTGPLGQGLATGVGMAMAEKYLSEMFNKPGFPLLDYHIYGIVSDGDLMEGLSSEAASLAGHLKLGKIVYLYSDNKITIEGTTDIAFTEDVAKRFDAYGWHVQHADGEDLKAIEKAIAAAKKDKQRPSIILVRTHIGFGSPHKQDTPDVHGSPLGEEELKLTKQNLGWPLKKFFIPAQALRQMRKAVQKGKKDEASWTAMFQKYAKKYPELAKSWNTITTGRLPEGWEKHLPVFKPEDGSIATRSASGKVLNAIADKLPHLVGGSADLAPSNNTHLKKYADFGAAKGGRNIHFGVREHAMGAILNGMALSRMLIPYGGTFLVFSDYMRPAIRLAALMETHAVYVFTHDSIGLGEDGPTHQPVGHLSSLRAMPHLYVIRPADANETSLAWKIAIRDPKRPHALILSRQNLPVLDRKKYGSAEGVEKGGYVLLDCKGTPDIILLSSGAEIHPTLAAAEELQGSGVKARVVNMVSFEVFEQQTAAYRNTVLPLKVEKRLAVEAAATQSWYRYVGLKGEVIGIDRFGASAPAKILFEKFGFTKENIAARAKKLLKR; encoded by the coding sequence ATGAACCTTGACCAACTCTGCATCAACACGATACGGATGCTCTCTGCTGACGCCGTGCAGCAGGCAAATTCAGGACATCCCGGCATGCCCATGGGAGATGCTGCCATGGCATATGTGCTCTGGTCCAGATTCCTGAGACACAACCCGAAGAATCCCTATTGGCAGAATCGTGACCGGTTCGTGCTCTCAGCAGGTCATGGCTCCATGCTTCTGTACAGCCTGCTCCATCTGACTGGCCATAATATTTCGCTCGATGACATAAAGAACTTCAGGCAGTGGGGGAGCAAGACACCGGGCCATCCCGAATACTGCCTTGACTGCGGTATCGAGACGACCACCGGGCCTCTCGGCCAGGGCCTCGCGACCGGGGTCGGCATGGCAATGGCAGAGAAATATCTTTCTGAAATGTTCAATAAGCCGGGATTTCCTCTCCTTGACTATCACATCTACGGCATTGTAAGCGACGGTGATCTTATGGAAGGTCTTTCATCGGAAGCCGCTTCGTTGGCAGGTCATCTGAAGCTCGGCAAGATCGTATACCTGTATTCTGACAATAAGATAACCATTGAAGGCACAACAGATATTGCCTTTACGGAAGACGTTGCAAAGAGGTTCGATGCATACGGATGGCATGTGCAGCATGCTGACGGAGAAGACCTCAAGGCCATTGAAAAGGCCATTGCTGCGGCAAAGAAGGACAAACAGAGACCGTCTATTATCCTGGTGCGCACCCATATCGGTTTCGGCAGCCCGCACAAGCAGGACACGCCTGACGTGCATGGTTCGCCGCTTGGTGAAGAGGAGCTGAAACTGACCAAGCAGAATCTCGGGTGGCCGCTCAAGAAGTTCTTCATCCCGGCTCAGGCTCTAAGACAGATGCGAAAGGCTGTTCAGAAGGGCAAAAAAGACGAAGCATCATGGACAGCCATGTTTCAAAAATATGCAAAAAAGTATCCGGAGCTTGCAAAGTCCTGGAACACGATCACGACAGGAAGGCTTCCGGAAGGCTGGGAAAAGCATCTGCCTGTGTTCAAGCCTGAGGACGGAAGTATTGCAACGCGGAGTGCATCAGGCAAGGTGCTCAATGCAATAGCCGACAAGCTTCCCCATCTCGTCGGAGGATCTGCAGACCTCGCACCATCGAACAACACACATCTCAAAAAATATGCAGACTTTGGCGCAGCGAAGGGAGGAAGGAATATTCACTTCGGCGTCAGGGAACATGCCATGGGTGCGATCCTGAACGGCATGGCATTAAGCAGGATGCTCATCCCCTATGGCGGCACATTCCTTGTTTTCTCCGATTATATGAGGCCTGCCATCAGGCTTGCGGCTCTCATGGAGACCCACGCGGTGTACGTCTTTACCCATGACTCTATCGGTCTCGGTGAAGACGGGCCGACACACCAGCCCGTCGGCCATCTCAGCAGTCTCCGGGCAATGCCGCATCTTTATGTTATCCGGCCCGCTGATGCAAATGAGACTTCCCTTGCCTGGAAGATCGCTATCAGGGATCCCAAAAGGCCGCACGCTCTGATCCTTTCGCGGCAGAATCTGCCGGTGCTGGACAGGAAGAAATACGGTTCTGCAGAGGGCGTGGAAAAAGGCGGGTACGTGCTTCTTGACTGCAAAGGGACACCTGATATCATTCTTCTTTCTTCCGGTGCAGAGATACATCCCACTCTTGCGGCCGCTGAAGAGCTTCAGGGATCAGGCGTAAAAGCACGCGTCGTAAACATGGTTTCCTTTGAGGTTTTTGAGCAGCAGACCGCTGCGTACAGGAATACGGTCCTTCCGTTGAAGGTCGAGAAGAGACTTGCGGTCGAAGCTGCAGCTACACAGAGCTGGTACCGGTATGTCGGACTCAAAGGTGAGGTGATCGGTATTGACCGGTTCGGCGCATCGGCACCGGCAAAGATCCTGTTCGAAAAGTTCGGATTTACGAAAGAAAACATCGCAGCAAGGGCAAAGAAGCTGCTCAAAAGATAG
- a CDS encoding DUF58 domain-containing protein, whose amino-acid sequence MKRLLTKRSSLVFLAVLFFFIAWNREVNLLYGMFALLTSTLVISHILPRYSLKGITASRTVPSAAFEGDCIDVVMSIKNKGRSSRYMIELLDFIPAAGPGLQNPMTFIGKLSGRGKKNYSFRLDCYKRGEYAIGPLKARSAYPLGISSHENLLDGDKQTLLVYPAMFNIKRLPFDGRGAKMGGTDALSKTGGSEDFFGTRDYRTGDSLRYIHWPSSARHSRFIVKEFEIRTSTDISVIIDLHKESDKGEGKQTTLEYAVKIAASIARLVLDRGYNFQLLGYGKNPCIIPYSKGLHQLARTLETLARINADGDVPYVHALRHAYNHLNEGSAAILLFSGLNRGVDEYLYEISLLKEKRIRPVCVFMNDYSFTADKEPFRPEIDLLVQGVLEIGAAIYFVSKGDNLEEVFGI is encoded by the coding sequence ATGAAACGGCTACTAACGAAGAGGAGTTCTCTTGTTTTTCTTGCGGTCCTTTTTTTCTTCATAGCATGGAACCGGGAAGTCAATTTGCTTTATGGCATGTTTGCACTTCTTACCTCGACTCTGGTTATTTCTCATATCCTGCCACGATATTCCCTCAAAGGCATTACTGCATCAAGGACCGTGCCGTCTGCTGCCTTTGAAGGTGACTGTATCGATGTTGTGATGAGCATCAAAAACAAAGGCAGGTCAAGCCGCTATATGATTGAACTGCTCGACTTCATTCCTGCTGCGGGACCAGGCCTGCAAAATCCGATGACATTCATAGGGAAACTCTCCGGCCGGGGAAAAAAGAACTATTCATTCAGGTTAGACTGCTATAAAAGAGGCGAATATGCTATTGGGCCGTTAAAGGCCAGGTCTGCTTATCCATTGGGGATATCCTCTCACGAAAATTTGTTGGATGGCGATAAACAAACCCTTCTTGTATATCCTGCGATGTTTAATATCAAGCGGCTGCCATTTGACGGGAGAGGCGCAAAGATGGGTGGGACCGATGCGTTATCAAAAACAGGCGGCAGCGAGGATTTTTTCGGGACAAGGGATTACAGAACAGGTGACAGCTTGAGGTATATACATTGGCCGTCAAGTGCCAGGCATTCGCGTTTCATTGTAAAGGAATTTGAGATTCGCACCTCTACAGACATATCTGTAATCATCGACCTTCATAAAGAGTCTGACAAAGGCGAGGGGAAGCAGACAACCCTTGAGTATGCTGTCAAAATAGCCGCGTCTATAGCAAGACTTGTTCTGGATAGGGGCTACAACTTCCAGCTGCTCGGTTATGGCAAGAACCCCTGTATCATCCCCTATTCAAAAGGGTTGCACCAGCTTGCCAGAACACTTGAAACACTTGCAAGGATTAATGCTGACGGAGACGTTCCCTATGTCCATGCACTCAGGCATGCATATAATCATTTGAATGAAGGTTCTGCCGCCATTCTGCTTTTTTCCGGACTGAATAGAGGCGTGGATGAATATCTTTACGAGATCAGTCTTTTAAAAGAAAAGAGAATAAGGCCGGTATGCGTCTTCATGAATGATTACAGTTTTACCGCTGATAAAGAACCCTTTCGTCCGGAAATCGATCTGCTTGTACAGGGTGTTCTGGAGATAGGAGCAGCCATTTATTTTGTATCAAAAGGCGACAACCTTGAAGAGGTCTTCGGCATATGA
- a CDS encoding PBP1A family penicillin-binding protein produces the protein MSGLEQDVQSAEKGSRFRVIIVIFLILGGLAGIGGGFLYWTLSDLPKVNAIEEYVPVESSRVYSSDGQVLAEFYVERRTFVPHYEIPTHVKQAIIAIEDVRFYSHPGVDLIGIARALSHDIRAGGMRQGGSTITQQLAKMLFLKPEKSIKRKIREAALSFQIEKRYTKDEILGLYLNQAYFGARSYGIEAASQTYFGKTVKDLTLAEAALLASLPKAPSQYSPFRNADKAKERRSVVLQQMYQHKFIKREQYEEAVKEPMPAAPHYRKYEAPYFVELLRHQLEQKYGSELYTSGYKIHATIDLKMQQAAEKALTNGINSVEKRRKPGIQASLVAIDLRTGHIKAMVGGFDFWKNQFNRATQALRQPGSAFKPFVYLTAIKDGKTSEDTINDAPISFKGGRPGQMWRPKNYDGKYHGVVTLRTALARSLNTATVRLASHVGLENVIQTARDLGIRSDLQPYMPLALGASDVTLLEMTQAYAVFASGRKMDLIPYERIENRDKIVIEEILPRQTIILEEGVVKELRLLLAAVVKEGTATRAKELKRPVYGKTGTTNDYTDAWFIGFDDNLVVGVWVGRDDHKPIGSKETGASAALPIWIEFMKQTGDGQQPSGNEQPQ, from the coding sequence ATGTCCGGACTCGAACAGGACGTTCAGAGCGCAGAAAAAGGATCCCGATTCAGGGTAATTATCGTCATATTTCTCATCCTTGGCGGCCTTGCAGGCATCGGCGGCGGTTTTCTGTACTGGACGCTCTCTGATCTTCCCAAGGTAAATGCCATTGAGGAATATGTCCCGGTTGAATCTTCAAGGGTCTATTCGAGTGACGGACAGGTACTGGCCGAGTTCTATGTTGAGCGCAGGACATTCGTCCCTCATTATGAGATCCCGACCCATGTAAAACAGGCGATTATTGCGATCGAAGACGTCCGTTTCTATAGCCATCCAGGCGTTGATCTGATCGGTATTGCCCGAGCACTCTCGCACGATATCCGGGCTGGCGGCATGAGGCAGGGAGGCAGCACAATCACCCAGCAGCTCGCAAAAATGCTCTTTCTGAAACCGGAAAAATCGATCAAGCGCAAGATCAGGGAAGCAGCACTGTCTTTCCAGATCGAAAAGCGGTATACAAAAGATGAGATTCTCGGTCTGTACCTTAATCAGGCATATTTCGGTGCACGGTCCTATGGCATTGAGGCAGCAAGCCAGACCTATTTCGGGAAGACCGTGAAAGATCTGACCTTGGCCGAAGCAGCCCTTCTCGCATCTCTCCCCAAGGCCCCTTCACAGTATTCCCCCTTCAGAAATGCCGACAAAGCAAAGGAGAGGCGCTCGGTAGTCCTCCAGCAGATGTATCAGCATAAATTCATCAAGCGGGAACAGTATGAAGAGGCCGTAAAGGAACCCATGCCCGCAGCTCCTCATTACCGGAAATATGAAGCACCCTATTTTGTCGAACTCCTGAGACACCAGCTCGAGCAGAAATACGGCAGTGAGCTTTATACCTCCGGGTACAAGATCCATGCAACCATTGATTTGAAGATGCAGCAGGCCGCAGAAAAGGCTCTGACAAACGGCATCAACTCCGTAGAAAAACGGCGAAAGCCGGGAATACAGGCATCGCTCGTTGCCATAGATCTCCGCACCGGCCATATCAAGGCTATGGTCGGCGGATTCGATTTCTGGAAAAACCAGTTTAACAGGGCAACCCAGGCTCTGCGTCAGCCGGGCTCTGCGTTCAAGCCCTTTGTCTATCTGACCGCGATCAAGGACGGCAAGACATCTGAAGACACCATAAACGACGCGCCTATATCCTTCAAAGGAGGCCGGCCGGGCCAGATGTGGAGACCAAAGAACTATGACGGCAAATATCACGGGGTCGTGACCCTTAGGACAGCCCTTGCACGTTCGTTAAATACTGCTACGGTCCGGCTCGCAAGCCATGTCGGACTTGAAAATGTGATCCAGACCGCTCGGGATCTCGGCATCAGGAGCGATCTGCAACCCTATATGCCCCTGGCACTTGGCGCGTCAGACGTAACGCTCCTTGAGATGACCCAGGCATATGCCGTCTTTGCATCCGGCAGGAAGATGGACCTGATCCCCTATGAGCGGATCGAAAACAGGGACAAGATCGTTATTGAAGAAATTCTGCCCAGGCAGACAATTATCCTTGAAGAGGGCGTTGTTAAAGAACTCAGGCTATTACTCGCTGCTGTTGTTAAAGAAGGCACTGCCACGCGGGCAAAAGAACTGAAGCGTCCGGTGTACGGCAAGACCGGAACCACCAATGACTATACAGATGCCTGGTTCATCGGCTTTGACGACAACCTCGTGGTCGGCGTATGGGTAGGCCGTGACGATCACAAGCCTATCGGCAGCAAGGAAACAGGAGCCTCAGCAGCCCTGCCCATATGGATAGAGTTCATGAAGCAGACGGGAGACGGGCAGCAACCATCAGGTAACGAACAGCCTCAATAA
- a CDS encoding phosphomannomutase — MSQKLSDAASYWKTILSDVITNKGMLSDIEKFARENTAPSPIVFGTSGWRGEIGTDYTFNNVRIVTSAIIEMFRSSDPAVLQAMGVTDFDEIKKRGVIVGHDNRFLGPEFSMEVIGLLQNAGIKTWYAGEAATPEFSAGIEMLKAACAINLTPSHNPANYAGFKFNPSDGGPAGSEITTKIEEIANRMMLDAAKPLPVKPGDVEKVDLTSLYLDYIEQRKTIDLQKIRKFIAEADCILCIDNVHGATRGRVQRILGESPKITYLRTADDYLFGGVAPEPSEKNMAGVEKVLAESPAALKLGVIMDPDGDRIRFSDGSVQIPMNYFGAMALHFLHVHKKFNGMVAKSVGTSNLVNAVAKKLGIPIQETRVGFKNFRPFLLPSADSRAVAAFEESDGITGYNHTLEKDAIFGLLLAIEMMAVTGKELSDYLNEIMDEFGHFYPDRSGISVDRSLVGRPLLQKLSVIAQHYPVGTSLTIAGEKRKIKDLITVDGTKLVFDDGSWLMIRPSGTEPKVRFYIEARTEEGKKAVFEAAELMTQEALSR; from the coding sequence ATGTCGCAGAAATTAAGTGATGCTGCATCATACTGGAAAACCATTCTTTCTGATGTAATAACCAACAAGGGAATGCTTTCAGATATAGAGAAGTTTGCACGTGAGAACACGGCCCCTTCACCTATCGTTTTCGGCACATCAGGATGGCGCGGCGAGATCGGCACTGATTATACCTTCAACAATGTCCGCATTGTCACTTCTGCGATAATCGAAATGTTCAGGTCGAGTGATCCCGCGGTCTTGCAGGCAATGGGTGTGACGGATTTTGATGAAATCAAAAAACGCGGCGTTATTGTAGGCCATGACAACCGGTTCCTCGGCCCTGAGTTCAGCATGGAGGTCATCGGCCTTCTTCAGAATGCCGGCATAAAGACCTGGTATGCGGGAGAGGCTGCAACCCCTGAGTTCTCCGCAGGAATTGAAATGCTTAAGGCAGCATGCGCTATTAACCTGACACCGTCGCATAACCCGGCAAACTACGCAGGGTTCAAGTTCAATCCCTCTGACGGCGGGCCGGCCGGCTCGGAAATAACCACGAAGATCGAAGAGATCGCCAATCGTATGATGCTGGATGCTGCGAAGCCCCTGCCGGTCAAACCGGGAGATGTAGAGAAGGTCGACCTGACCTCGCTGTATCTTGATTACATCGAGCAGAGGAAAACGATCGACCTTCAGAAGATCAGGAAGTTCATTGCAGAGGCGGATTGTATCCTCTGTATTGATAATGTGCATGGGGCAACGCGCGGCAGGGTGCAGCGCATCCTCGGCGAAAGTCCGAAGATAACGTATCTCAGGACTGCGGATGACTACCTCTTCGGCGGGGTTGCACCTGAGCCTTCTGAAAAAAATATGGCAGGGGTCGAAAAGGTCCTTGCTGAAAGCCCGGCTGCGCTGAAACTCGGCGTTATCATGGACCCTGATGGCGACCGTATCCGTTTCTCCGACGGCTCGGTTCAGATCCCCATGAACTACTTCGGCGCCATGGCACTGCATTTTCTTCATGTCCATAAAAAGTTTAATGGTATGGTTGCGAAATCGGTCGGAACAAGCAACCTTGTGAATGCGGTGGCCAAAAAGCTCGGCATCCCCATACAGGAGACCAGGGTCGGATTCAAAAACTTCAGACCATTCCTCCTTCCTTCCGCTGATAGTCGTGCAGTCGCTGCCTTTGAGGAATCTGACGGAATCACCGGGTACAACCACACACTGGAAAAGGATGCGATTTTCGGCCTTTTGCTTGCGATTGAAATGATGGCAGTTACAGGCAAAGAACTGAGTGACTATCTCAATGAGATCATGGATGAGTTCGGGCATTTCTATCCTGACCGTTCAGGCATATCGGTTGACCGTTCCCTTGTGGGACGACCTCTTCTGCAAAAACTTTCGGTCATTGCACAGCACTATCCTGTGGGCACATCGCTTACGATCGCAGGAGAGAAACGCAAGATCAAGGATCTGATAACGGTCGACGGCACTAAGCTGGTCTTTGACGACGGTTCGTGGCTCATGATCAGGCCCTCAGGCACTGAACCAAAAGTCAGGTTCTATATCGAGGCACGAACGGAAGAAGGCAAAAAAGCTGTTTTCGAAGCAGCAGAGCTGATGACACAGGAAGCTCTCAGCAGATAA
- a CDS encoding MoxR family ATPase encodes MNKFQSSLTLLTKNIEKVIIGKREVVDLAVITLLCRGHLLIEDVPGLGKTILARAIANSLALRFKRVQFTPDLLPSDITGVSIFNQKLSEFEFKPGPVFTNILLADEINRATPRTQSSLLESMEESQVSADGITHSLPQVFMVIATQNPIELQGTYPLPEAQLDRFFMKIKIGYPSPDEEIHIMSMQVKEHPIHSMKAVLAEDELKTAQEAITLVHIDKSVMKYIVEIVGATRKHQDILLGASPRGSLCLMKASQAMAFLRGMDYVEPTMVKLVARHVLAHRIIIKPQSKLRGTSEEKVIDEVLKSVPVPVV; translated from the coding sequence GTGAACAAATTTCAAAGCAGCCTGACGCTTCTCACAAAAAACATTGAAAAAGTAATTATTGGGAAAAGAGAGGTTGTAGACCTTGCGGTCATAACCCTCCTGTGCCGAGGACATCTTCTCATTGAGGATGTGCCAGGGCTTGGGAAGACAATACTTGCCAGGGCAATCGCGAATTCCCTTGCCCTGCGCTTTAAAAGGGTGCAATTTACCCCTGATCTGCTTCCCTCTGATATCACGGGGGTTTCCATATTCAATCAGAAGCTGAGTGAGTTCGAATTTAAGCCGGGCCCTGTGTTTACCAATATACTGCTTGCCGACGAAATAAACAGGGCTACACCAAGGACGCAATCAAGTCTTTTGGAGAGCATGGAGGAGTCCCAGGTCTCCGCTGACGGCATAACCCACTCTTTGCCGCAGGTTTTTATGGTAATAGCAACCCAGAATCCGATTGAACTCCAGGGGACGTACCCATTACCCGAAGCTCAACTTGATCGTTTTTTTATGAAGATCAAAATAGGGTATCCCTCACCTGATGAAGAAATCCATATCATGAGCATGCAGGTAAAGGAACATCCTATCCATTCGATGAAGGCTGTTCTTGCAGAAGATGAACTAAAGACTGCACAGGAGGCCATCACCCTGGTCCATATCGATAAATCTGTAATGAAATATATTGTTGAGATAGTGGGTGCTACCCGAAAACATCAGGACATTTTGCTTGGAGCAAGTCCGAGGGGTTCACTCTGCCTCATGAAGGCATCCCAGGCAATGGCATTTCTGAGAGGAATGGATTATGTAGAACCGACCATGGTAAAGCTTGTCGCAAGACATGTGCTTGCTCACCGTATTATTATAAAACCTCAATCAAAGCTGAGGGGGACAAGCGAAGAAAAAGTGATAGATGAGGTGCTGAAAAGCGTTCCTGTCCCAGTGGTGTGA
- the rpiB gene encoding ribose 5-phosphate isomerase B, with the protein MKIAVGADHGGFHLKQQIVAVLKRHRHTVIDVGAHNDKPSDYPDFALAVADQIIGKKAVRGIIVCGSGVGACIAANKVPGIRASVCHDTFSARQGVEDDDMNVLCLGARVIGVNLAEEIVSVFLAAKFSKAERHKRRLEKVAALEKTFQRR; encoded by the coding sequence ATGAAAATTGCAGTCGGTGCAGACCACGGCGGCTTTCATCTGAAGCAACAGATCGTTGCTGTACTGAAGCGGCACCGCCACACGGTCATTGATGTCGGCGCTCATAATGATAAACCCTCTGATTATCCTGATTTCGCCCTGGCTGTTGCAGATCAGATCATCGGGAAGAAAGCAGTTCGCGGCATTATCGTCTGCGGAAGCGGCGTTGGCGCCTGCATCGCCGCCAACAAAGTTCCCGGCATCAGGGCATCGGTATGTCATGACACGTTTTCGGCCCGCCAGGGAGTTGAAGATGATGATATGAACGTGCTCTGCCTCGGCGCGCGGGTCATAGGTGTCAATCTTGCAGAAGAGATCGTTTCTGTTTTTCTTGCGGCGAAGTTCTCAAAGGCTGAACGCCATAAAAGAAGACTGGAAAAAGTAGCAGCACTGGAAAAGACTTTTCAGCGACGCTGA